The proteins below come from a single Ochotona princeps isolate mOchPri1 chromosome 13, mOchPri1.hap1, whole genome shotgun sequence genomic window:
- the SFTPD gene encoding pulmonary surfactant-associated protein D: protein MLLVLLFTLFLLTQPHGHLGAEVKTYSRAAVSNACTLVMCSSVENGLPGRDGRDGREGPRGEKGDPGVPGATGLTGLPGPTGPVGPKGDNGSAGEPGPKGDTGPCGPPGLPGVPGPVGREGASGKQGNIGPQGKPGPKGETGPKGEVGAPGIQGSTGTRGPPGLKGERGSPGEHGAPGSAGSPGAAGPQGAPGARGPPGLKGDRGAPGDRGAKGESGLPDITTLRQQMEALQGQLQHLQTALSQYRKVILFADAQGVGEKIFKVAGFEKDYEEAQQVCAQAGGQLPSPRNAAENHALQELLTMKNKAAFLSMTDTKTEGTFTYPTGEPLVYSNWAPGEPNNNGGSENCVEIFSNGKWNDKVCGEQRLVVCEF, encoded by the exons ATGTTGCTGGTTCTTCTCTTCACATTGTTCCTGCTTACTCAGCCCCATGGACACCTGGGGGCAGAGGTGAAGACCTACTCCCGGGCAGCAGTCAGCAATGCATGCACCCTGGTCATGTGTAGCTCTGTGGAGAATGGCCTGCCTGGCCGAGATGGACGGGATGGGAGAGAGGGACCCCGAGGCGAGAAGGGGGATCCAG GTGTTCCAGGAGCTACAGGGCTAACAGGGCTGCCTGGGCCAACTGGCCCAGTGGGACCCAAAGGGGACAACGGCTCTGCTGGAGAACCTGGACCAAAGGGAGACACTGGACCATGTG GTCCTCCAGGACTTCCAGGAGTGCCTGGTCCAGTTGGAAGAGAGGGTGCATCAGGAAAGCAGGGGAACATAGGACCTCAAGGAAAACCGGGCCCAAAAGGAGAGACTGGGCCCAAAG GGGAAGTCGGCGCACCAGGCATACAGGGCTCTACAGGAACAAGGGGACCCCCAGGTCTCAAAGGGGAGAGAGGTTCCCCTGGTGAGCATGGAGCCCCTGGAAGTGCTG GATCTCCTGGAGCTGCAGGTCCACAGggagccccaggagccagggggccCCCAGGACTGAAGGGGGACAGAGGCGCTCCTGGAGACAGAGGAGCCAAAGGTGAAAGTGGACTTCCAG ATATCACTACTCTGAGGCAACAGATGGAGGCCTTACAGGGACAGCTACAGCACCTCCAGACTGCCCTCTCTCAATACAGGAAAG TCATTCTCTTTGCTGATGCCCAAGGTGTTGGGGAGAAGATCTTCAAGGTAGCAGGTTTTGAAAAAGATTATGAGGAGGCACAGCAAGTGTGCGCGCAGGCTGGTGGGCAGTTGCCTTCTCCACGCAATGCAGCTGAGAACCATGCCTTGCAAGAGCTGCTCACCATGAAGAACAAGGCTGCCTTCCTGAGCATGACTGACACCAAGACAGAAGGCACATTCACCTACCCCACTGGGGAGCCCCTAGTCTATTCCAACTGGGCCCCAGGGGAACCCAACAACAATGGTGGTTCCGAAAACTGTGTGGAGATCTTCAGCAATGGCAAGTGGAATGACAAGGTTTGTGGAGAGCAACGCCTTGTggtttgcgagttctga